One segment of Brassica napus cultivar Da-Ae chromosome C3, Da-Ae, whole genome shotgun sequence DNA contains the following:
- the LOC125583506 gene encoding uncharacterized protein LOC125583506, which produces MRRDDGRHGVTGGGFGIRPSSEQSRDDQRQRIPASEAQEDGEIKSNGDEGAILPSEGFQLELAKTQAGEAEKGLITLQGMMEKQDYMAEDIDMELEAINATILESGVEVEAEEEFQTLSEEEAEQASEVQQEYVHTQEEEELLSGDADADKDMAAGVVATRQSNRKRLAKPSISTAGSNKMRMTSVLLSPRKRAAVKVGTRHGDSGKPTESKGPSNPKPVNLKF; this is translated from the coding sequence ATGCGGAGAGATGATGGAAGACATGGAGTTACAGGTGGGGGATTTGGTATTAGACCCTCTTCAGAACAATCAAGGGACGATCAACGTCAGAGGATTCCAGCTTCTGAAGCACAGGAAGATGGAGAGATTAAGAGCAATGGAGACGAGGGTGCGATATTACCGTCTGAGGGCTTTCAACTTGAATTAGCTAAGACGCAGGCTGGTGAGGCGGAGAAGGGATTAATTACACTTCAGGGAATGATGGAGAAGCAGGATTATATGGCGGAGGATATTGATATGGAACTAGAGGCTATTAACGCTACCATCTTGGAGAGTGGCGTGGAGGTGGAGGCAGAAGAGGAGTTTCAGACTCTTTCGGAGGAAGAAGCCGAGCAAGCTTCTGAAGTTCAGCAAGAGTATGTTCATACTCAGGAGGAAGAAGAGTTATTGAGCGGAGATGCTGATGCTGATAAAGATATGGCGGCAGGGGTGGTGGCGACGAGGCAGAGTAACCGTAAGAGGTTGGCTAAGCCTTCTATAAGCACTGCGGGAAGTAACAAGATGAGGATGACAAGTGTGCTACTCTCCCCACGCAAGAGAGCAGCTGTCAAGGTAGGAACTCGTCATGGTGATAGTGGCAAACCAACGGAGAGCAAGGGTCCTTCAAACCCAAAACCGGTGAATCTTAAATTCTAA